The following proteins are co-located in the Granulicella pectinivorans genome:
- a CDS encoding alpha-L-fucosidase codes for MTPSNFVRVRQGILSNQRILAKNLALLAAFLCASLPVRLSSQEAHAPASEPQKVLSIVPSETNVLMAADAGLKGHLKVQWPDQAARFWVWNWTSNDDSMTWKVRVPETGNYSLTLLTENCGQVLIDCKLPSPGPVKVELASKLGKLTYTIGYRKASATNLWMRNEVPGTLRLPAGESEITLRALEPAGHAFNLSLFSMELVKPAVSSALSVEGATLRASTKWMVNAKYGLMFTWTAASFPRTGPKKSYEEATRDFDVNAFADMVANTGAGFIVFATSWSTYYFPAPIKSWERVAPGHTTQRDLIAELADALTKRHIKLMLYYHAGRSEDNWWSGTHARSMDKDAYFKEWEEQIREIGLRYGEKLAGWWFDDGTTFYYTLQAPWKAMTEAAKAGFPGRVVGYNSWILPKATDLQDYACGEGDFPDRLTSENDAELPVGGSGIFLSGPQKGLQATMTLTNEGGDWGHIKQDADIPAPRYSSAQAIDYIRQATARKTVPVINLEVYQDGSASQQTIDEFKAIKAAIQVPVQ; via the coding sequence ATGACACCAAGTAATTTCGTTCGAGTTCGTCAGGGCATATTAAGCAACCAACGCATTCTCGCAAAAAACCTCGCATTGCTCGCAGCATTCTTATGCGCAAGCCTCCCCGTGAGGCTTTCAAGTCAGGAAGCCCATGCTCCTGCGTCGGAGCCACAGAAAGTGCTCTCGATTGTTCCGTCGGAGACGAATGTCCTGATGGCTGCAGATGCTGGTCTGAAGGGGCATCTCAAAGTGCAATGGCCGGATCAGGCTGCTCGCTTTTGGGTGTGGAACTGGACCAGTAACGATGATTCGATGACATGGAAGGTGCGGGTTCCAGAGACGGGAAACTACTCGTTGACACTTCTCACAGAGAATTGCGGGCAGGTCCTTATTGATTGCAAGCTACCGTCTCCGGGACCGGTGAAGGTGGAGCTTGCCAGCAAGCTCGGCAAGCTTACGTACACGATTGGCTACCGCAAGGCCTCGGCGACTAATCTATGGATGCGGAACGAAGTCCCCGGCACATTGCGACTTCCTGCCGGTGAGAGTGAGATCACCCTGCGCGCACTGGAGCCCGCTGGACACGCATTCAACCTGTCTCTGTTTTCCATGGAGCTCGTAAAACCCGCCGTGTCCAGCGCTTTGTCAGTTGAGGGCGCTACGCTCCGTGCGTCCACGAAGTGGATGGTCAACGCCAAATACGGACTCATGTTCACCTGGACGGCTGCCTCCTTTCCGCGCACCGGCCCGAAGAAGTCCTACGAGGAAGCCACACGCGACTTCGACGTAAATGCCTTTGCAGACATGGTTGCCAATACTGGCGCAGGTTTCATCGTCTTCGCCACCAGTTGGTCGACTTACTATTTCCCCGCGCCCATCAAATCATGGGAGCGCGTCGCTCCCGGACACACCACCCAACGCGACCTCATCGCCGAACTTGCCGACGCTCTCACCAAACGCCACATCAAGCTTATGCTCTACTACCACGCAGGACGCAGCGAAGATAATTGGTGGAGCGGCACCCATGCACGCTCGATGGACAAAGACGCCTACTTCAAGGAATGGGAAGAGCAGATCCGGGAGATCGGCCTTCGGTATGGAGAGAAGCTTGCCGGCTGGTGGTTCGACGATGGAACAACCTTCTATTACACGCTCCAGGCTCCTTGGAAGGCTATGACGGAGGCGGCGAAGGCGGGCTTTCCCGGACGGGTCGTTGGTTACAACTCCTGGATTCTGCCAAAGGCCACCGATCTTCAGGACTACGCCTGCGGTGAAGGAGATTTCCCCGACCGGCTCACATCAGAAAATGATGCGGAACTGCCGGTCGGAGGCTCAGGCATCTTTCTGAGTGGACCGCAAAAGGGTCTGCAGGCAACCATGACCCTGACCAATGAGGGAGGAGACTGGGGTCACATTAAGCAAGACGCAGACATTCCTGCGCCTCGCTATTCAAGTGCCCAGGCCATCGACTACATCCGACAGGCAACCGCACGTAAGACAGTCCCCGTCATCAATCTTGAGGTCTATCAGGACGGCAGCGCGTCGCAGCAAACCATCGACGAGTTCAAGGCAATCAAGGCTGCCATCCAGGTACCCGTTCAGTAG
- a CDS encoding beta-glucosidase, producing the protein MLSHAHNFAQYLSPNELPKACRSRGIAAGVLLLLSIAINHAALGQTRTEAASSIEARIDQSIAAMTLEEKISLISGGSVLGSTALPRLGIPAFRMGDGPIGAHDPSPSTAYAAGIALAATWDRDLANHIGTQIGRDSRSRGAAFLLGPGMNIYRAPMNGRNHEYFGEDPFLAGQIAVHYVYGLQSQNVAATIKHFLGNNSEFARFTSDTVVSERALREIYLPAFEAAVKEGHAAAIMDSYNRVNGTWMTENAHMNREVTKEQWHFDGLIMSDWIATHDGAAAATGGLDLEMPAPLYFNPETLLPAVKSGRVKESAIDDKVRRLLRVAARFGWITPTVQGPGWISHDPLDADVPRYNQQGREVALQGALESATLLKNEGGLLPLDRTRVNRIAVIGPNANPGYATGGGSGMVPPFFMTGPFKGISDYLGVGGNVTYAQGIDKLDVLAQETGLTETVHGTTQGVLAETFSTPDFRGKPSATRHETSINGGPYAQLPASTSDEPNIGLSIGGASMKETMRKSIEETLHAPIQYVRWTGFYTAKNSGEHIAFVEHPGKYRLLVDGKTLIDHAEINAPMVEQVRTQLDAGVHKVVLEDLGVPKFGNAITRLGIVKADAVVHPAALELAKRADVVVLSVGFDIETEGEGADREFQLLPGQKELIEQIAAVNPHTVVVLNAGGSVDTKPWLDRVPALLDIWYPGQEGGIALGRILFGDANPSGRLPISWERSLKDNPSANYYYTSPGTDRIFYGDDIFVGYRGYEHNHTQPLFPFGFGLSYTRFQYSKLEIHQDPDAKYGRYTVGFDVTNTGKREGADVAQIYVSEDLPTVPRPPQELKGFARVALAPDETKHVTLALDPRSFAWYDVASKAWHIDAGTFTIRVSRSSIEPQLEGKVSITKPLLIPVD; encoded by the coding sequence ATGCTCAGCCACGCCCACAACTTCGCTCAATATCTCTCGCCCAACGAGCTACCGAAAGCCTGCCGATCGCGTGGTATCGCCGCGGGGGTACTACTTCTATTGAGCATCGCGATCAACCATGCGGCTCTCGGGCAGACCAGAACGGAAGCTGCCTCCTCTATCGAAGCAAGAATCGACCAGTCGATAGCCGCCATGACTTTGGAGGAGAAGATATCGCTGATCTCCGGCGGGAGTGTGCTCGGATCGACCGCACTTCCTCGATTGGGCATCCCCGCGTTTCGAATGGGCGACGGGCCAATTGGCGCACATGACCCTTCGCCCTCGACTGCTTACGCGGCGGGCATCGCACTTGCAGCCACATGGGATCGCGACTTGGCAAACCATATCGGGACTCAGATTGGGCGGGACTCCCGTTCACGAGGAGCAGCCTTCCTATTGGGTCCGGGAATGAATATCTATCGCGCCCCCATGAACGGGCGCAACCACGAGTACTTCGGGGAAGATCCTTTCCTCGCCGGACAGATAGCTGTCCACTACGTCTACGGTCTGCAGTCGCAGAATGTCGCTGCGACAATCAAGCATTTCCTGGGTAACAACTCGGAGTTTGCGCGCTTTACGTCGGACACCGTGGTGAGCGAGCGTGCGTTACGAGAAATCTACCTGCCGGCATTTGAAGCGGCCGTGAAAGAGGGACACGCTGCAGCCATTATGGACTCGTATAACCGCGTGAACGGAACGTGGATGACGGAAAATGCACACATGAATCGCGAGGTCACAAAGGAGCAATGGCACTTCGATGGCCTGATCATGTCGGACTGGATTGCAACTCATGACGGTGCCGCTGCAGCCACGGGAGGCCTCGATCTGGAGATGCCGGCACCGCTCTACTTCAATCCGGAGACGCTTCTACCCGCTGTGAAGAGTGGCAGAGTGAAGGAGTCGGCGATCGACGACAAGGTGAGGCGGTTGTTGCGCGTGGCAGCGCGGTTCGGCTGGATTACCCCGACGGTCCAAGGCCCCGGCTGGATCAGCCACGATCCATTGGATGCCGACGTCCCCCGCTACAATCAGCAGGGCCGTGAGGTCGCGTTGCAGGGAGCACTTGAAAGTGCGACGCTACTGAAGAATGAGGGTGGTCTTCTTCCACTGGATCGGACGCGCGTCAATCGGATCGCCGTCATCGGGCCCAATGCCAATCCAGGTTATGCAACCGGTGGCGGAAGCGGGATGGTGCCTCCCTTCTTTATGACTGGGCCATTTAAGGGGATCAGCGACTATCTCGGCGTTGGTGGCAATGTGACGTATGCACAGGGGATCGACAAGCTCGACGTGTTGGCACAGGAGACCGGATTGACCGAGACGGTTCATGGAACAACGCAGGGAGTGCTGGCAGAGACGTTCTCGACTCCGGACTTTAGAGGCAAGCCAAGCGCGACACGGCATGAAACCTCGATCAATGGTGGCCCCTATGCGCAATTGCCTGCAAGCACATCAGACGAACCCAATATCGGTCTGAGCATAGGGGGCGCTAGCATGAAAGAGACCATGCGTAAGTCGATCGAAGAGACACTGCATGCCCCGATACAATACGTGCGATGGACAGGCTTCTATACAGCGAAGAACAGCGGCGAACACATCGCATTTGTGGAACACCCCGGTAAATATCGCTTACTGGTCGATGGCAAGACGTTGATCGATCATGCGGAGATCAATGCTCCCATGGTGGAGCAAGTGAGAACGCAGCTTGATGCCGGCGTTCATAAGGTCGTGCTTGAGGATCTGGGCGTGCCGAAGTTCGGCAACGCCATCACACGGCTTGGTATTGTGAAGGCGGACGCAGTGGTGCATCCTGCGGCCCTGGAGTTGGCCAAGCGAGCGGATGTCGTGGTGCTCTCGGTCGGGTTCGACATAGAGACCGAAGGCGAAGGAGCAGATCGTGAGTTCCAACTCCTACCCGGACAGAAAGAACTTATCGAGCAAATAGCGGCTGTCAATCCGCATACTGTTGTGGTTCTGAACGCGGGTGGAAGTGTGGATACGAAGCCCTGGCTGGATCGGGTGCCGGCGCTCCTCGACATCTGGTATCCAGGACAGGAGGGGGGCATCGCGCTCGGTAGAATTCTGTTTGGCGATGCCAACCCATCCGGACGCTTGCCGATCTCCTGGGAGCGCAGCCTGAAGGACAATCCCTCGGCGAATTACTACTACACGTCACCAGGCACTGACCGTATCTTTTACGGGGACGACATCTTCGTCGGCTATCGCGGCTATGAACACAACCACACACAGCCACTCTTCCCCTTCGGATTTGGACTGTCTTACACCAGGTTCCAATATTCGAAGCTCGAGATCCATCAAGACCCCGATGCAAAGTATGGACGATACACCGTGGGATTCGACGTCACGAACACCGGTAAACGCGAAGGTGCCGATGTCGCCCAAATCTATGTTTCGGAGGACCTACCGACCGTCCCACGCCCACCTCAGGAGCTGAAGGGTTTTGCACGTGTCGCACTTGCACCGGACGAGACAAAGCATGTGACGCTTGCGCTGGATCCCCGTTCCTTTGCCTGGTACGACGTCGCGTCGAAGGCTTGGCACATCGATGCCGGAACGTTCACGATACGCGTGAGCCGCTCCTCTATAGAACCGCAACTGGAGGGAAAGGTCTCGATCACGAAACCCCTCCTCATCCCGGTTGACTGA
- a CDS encoding glycoside hydrolase family 31 protein has translation MLRSYFPVHVERLFPRLIAIQFVLAIQLSSFARIDAQQSAYSKTATMVTVSVNGDTIEISPLEEGVIRVRISKVGAPPEPGGPGEMLLLQNLPAPRFEVKQTPEAIVVTAGNLAARVNRHSGKLSFTDSHGKLLLTEEDNGRKLPDSHPGEELPTLQESFVSAKDESLFGGGQFQDGFLDVRDLPRRLTQVNTQISIPFLLSNKGYGLLWHNYGRTDLNPADTAIHLMPAGTSSYTINQSLAGNSTGPDVRKSASFRGDFEIPVAGAQAMMLDSGWKMERRYKVEIDGKPVMDFANFWLPPTTSWFSTLAAGKHSIRLEGDIDDQPTVFFRPAADRTTWRSFSGHTIDYVVFAGPSADDVIRRYRDVTGSAPLMPKWAYGFIQSRARYSSQKELQQNLETFREKQLPLDLIVQDWMYWGKYGWNAMKFDENDYPDPAGMVNSVHDLHAHIMISVWSRIAAETEIGKEFQSRGFYVPGTDWVDFFNPEARALYWKDFSTHMVPFGFDAWWLDATEPENDDIHGRKVFTGAGDDVRLLYPLLVNRTVYEGLRKDVPGKRVMLLTRNAFLGQQRYASAVWSGDVGNDWETLRREIVAGLGYSASGLPYWTSDTGGFFRSGTTQFSDPAYQERLMRWLEFSAFTPLMRVHGWLTPTELWLYGSKVETVGRKYLELRSRMIPYIYSEAAQVTSHGSTLLRPLVMDFPSDPKALQQKYEFMFGKDLLVAPVTDASVTSARVYLPSAVGGWYNFWTEKHLPGAQVIASSAPVDIIPLFVRAGSILPLGPVSQYSEQHSDGPIELVVYPGQDGSFTLYDDEGSNYDYETGQSSKIVVRWDDKARELHIGARLGSFRGMLRERSFVVRMVGGNHASHEVRYGGDAIRIPLD, from the coding sequence ATGCTCCGATCGTATTTCCCCGTCCACGTCGAGCGACTTTTTCCTCGACTCATCGCCATTCAGTTCGTGCTCGCTATTCAGTTGAGTAGCTTTGCGCGTATAGATGCCCAGCAGTCCGCTTATTCCAAAACCGCGACGATGGTGACGGTTTCGGTGAACGGTGACACCATAGAGATCTCCCCTTTAGAAGAGGGCGTCATTCGGGTGAGAATCTCTAAGGTCGGCGCACCGCCGGAGCCGGGAGGTCCGGGTGAAATGCTACTCCTCCAGAATCTTCCTGCACCACGCTTTGAGGTGAAGCAAACTCCTGAGGCGATTGTTGTGACTGCGGGCAACCTCGCGGCAAGGGTCAACCGACATAGCGGAAAGCTTAGTTTTACCGACTCTCATGGCAAACTGCTTCTCACTGAGGAGGACAACGGTCGCAAACTGCCGGATTCTCATCCCGGGGAGGAACTTCCCACATTGCAGGAGAGCTTCGTATCCGCGAAAGACGAGTCCCTCTTCGGTGGCGGCCAGTTTCAGGATGGCTTCCTCGATGTGCGCGACCTTCCGCGGAGGCTTACCCAGGTCAATACCCAGATCTCCATCCCCTTCCTGCTGTCCAACAAGGGCTATGGCCTACTCTGGCATAACTACGGAAGGACGGATCTGAATCCAGCGGATACCGCGATCCACCTGATGCCGGCTGGAACATCGAGCTACACGATCAACCAGTCGCTCGCAGGCAATAGCACTGGACCGGATGTGCGGAAGTCTGCGTCGTTCAGGGGCGATTTTGAAATCCCAGTCGCCGGCGCACAGGCCATGATGCTGGACTCGGGCTGGAAGATGGAACGACGTTATAAGGTGGAGATCGACGGCAAGCCCGTGATGGACTTCGCCAACTTCTGGCTACCTCCGACAACGAGCTGGTTCAGTACGCTCGCAGCGGGCAAACATTCCATTCGGTTGGAAGGTGATATCGACGATCAGCCGACGGTCTTTTTCCGACCTGCGGCTGACCGGACGACTTGGCGATCTTTCTCTGGTCATACAATCGACTACGTCGTATTTGCAGGTCCTTCGGCCGATGACGTCATCCGGCGCTATCGCGATGTCACGGGTTCCGCTCCATTGATGCCAAAGTGGGCGTACGGATTTATTCAGTCCCGAGCTCGCTATTCTTCTCAGAAAGAGCTTCAGCAAAATCTCGAGACCTTCAGAGAAAAGCAGCTTCCACTCGACCTCATCGTTCAGGACTGGATGTACTGGGGCAAGTACGGCTGGAACGCGATGAAGTTCGACGAGAACGACTATCCTGATCCTGCCGGAATGGTGAACTCGGTGCACGATCTGCATGCACACATCATGATCTCCGTCTGGTCCAGGATCGCTGCGGAGACCGAGATCGGCAAGGAGTTTCAGTCGCGTGGCTTCTACGTGCCTGGCACGGACTGGGTCGATTTCTTCAATCCGGAAGCCCGTGCTCTCTACTGGAAAGACTTCAGCACGCATATGGTGCCGTTTGGCTTCGATGCGTGGTGGCTCGACGCGACCGAACCCGAGAACGATGACATTCACGGAAGAAAGGTCTTCACCGGTGCCGGAGACGACGTGCGCCTTCTTTATCCACTTTTGGTCAATAGAACCGTGTACGAAGGACTGCGCAAGGATGTTCCCGGCAAGCGCGTCATGCTGCTCACACGCAACGCCTTCCTGGGGCAGCAACGCTATGCATCCGCGGTTTGGTCGGGCGATGTCGGCAATGATTGGGAAACTCTGCGTCGTGAGATCGTTGCTGGGCTTGGTTACTCCGCCTCGGGGCTCCCTTACTGGACAAGTGACACAGGAGGCTTTTTCCGGTCGGGTACAACCCAGTTTAGCGATCCCGCTTACCAAGAGCGATTGATGCGGTGGTTGGAATTCTCCGCCTTTACGCCATTGATGCGCGTCCATGGTTGGCTCACACCCACCGAGCTATGGCTGTATGGATCCAAGGTCGAGACGGTTGGGCGAAAGTATCTTGAACTGCGTTCGCGCATGATCCCCTATATCTACTCCGAGGCTGCGCAGGTTACGTCACACGGTTCAACGCTTCTGCGTCCGCTGGTGATGGACTTCCCCTCCGACCCAAAAGCTCTGCAACAGAAATACGAGTTCATGTTTGGCAAAGACCTTCTGGTTGCTCCTGTTACTGATGCCTCGGTGACGAGCGCGCGTGTCTACTTGCCTTCAGCCGTTGGCGGTTGGTACAACTTCTGGACGGAGAAGCACTTGCCCGGTGCGCAGGTGATTGCTTCCTCTGCGCCCGTCGATATCATCCCTCTCTTCGTGCGGGCAGGGTCGATTCTTCCTCTTGGTCCTGTCAGTCAGTATTCAGAACAGCATAGCGACGGTCCTATAGAGTTGGTGGTCTACCCCGGACAAGATGGGAGCTTCACTCTCTACGATGATGAGGGGAGCAACTATGATTACGAGACCGGTCAGTCCAGCAAGATCGTTGTTCGTTGGGATGATAAGGCCCGCGAACTTCATATCGGCGCGCGCTTAGGCAGCTTCCGGGGAATGCTCCGCGAGCGCAGTTTCGTCGTGCGTATGGTGGGCGGCAACCACGCGTCGCATGAAGTTCGCTACGGCGGAGATGCCATTAGGATTCCCTTGGACTGA